taactgaGCCATTTTCAGAAAATCAATGCCAAGAAAAATTACTTACTAGCATTTTCTGCAAAAATGTAATATCCAAAAGAGCCAAATTGTTCAGAACCTTCAGTACTCCAGTTGCCACCTCCTCAAAATTGGTTGGAAGCACATATGATGCCTAAAGTAAATTCATAACTTAGTATTGGAGACAAAAATGACAACTTAAGCGAATTGTGATTCCTGAATAGGCAACCAAGACAAAAACCAACTAATACTTTTGAAGAAACTTTCAAGTGTGAATAATTTATCAAAGAATAGAAGCAATATGTTAAATCCACAATTTATCCAACAAATAACATCCCTTTTCAATTTAAGGGTGAAAATAGAAAGCACAAATTCAGGAAAGAAAATGGTAGAATAAATTAACCAAGAACTGAATCCAGGCAGTTGTATTTACAGCTACTGGAAAATATATGCcgataaagaaacaaaaacaaataagcAAACAACACTGTCACATAACACAAGGAAAAAGTAAAGGaaccagaaaagaaaattatgacaCATAATTATCAACTAATGAAGATGTTTGTAACTTGCAGTAAATTTACCTGTTCAGAAGACAACCTATTGTTAGCCTGAAGTAGCACAGATGTCAACAAAGAAGGAAGGCTGACTAATCCAGTTTCAGATAtggcagaaagaagaaaagccattggttgtttcaagccaaacatattttctttcttttgcacTGCAACAATATCCACCAAGTTCTTCTCATCCTTCTCAGTTAGAACTTTCTGTGATTCATCTTGAAATTCTGCCTTTTCCCTGTTAGCATTATTAAACTGAACCGAACCAccattcatcttctttttttcatCTCCGCCAACAGAACctgattcatttttatttactttagaCGATTCATCTAACAGGCCACCCTCCGGTAAATCTGCAAGACATACAATCAGGCTACCATTTTGAACAGATGACAGGCGTGTACTATCTCCACAGGTGTTATTTACAAAAGCATGTCCAGAATCAAGAGAGACAGTGGGTTTCATTTCTTGACTTTCATTTTCCAGTACAGTTTCAATATGAGAAGATTCCCAGTCGATGGAACTAGTACTTCCAGGGCCGGATGTTAAGACCACCAACAGAGATATACTTAAGAGAATAGAGGAAGGAAAGGGTGAGCCTTCGACCTGAGGCCTATCATAGAGTGCAAAAAGATCTCTTAGACGGTGGATAACTTGGTATGAAACCAATAGCTCTAGCAACCCATCATGCATTTGGAGTTGTCTTTCATCAGAGCTGATATGACCAAGAATCATAGCAACAGTCCACAAAAAACCATCCAGTATTTCAGATAcagattcaaaattttcaactgaTACTTTGCTGGACAGTAAGTTGGTGTTGCCAGGGACATTTAAAGATGCAGCAATCTTTATATAGTTCTCAAGTGCTGCTGACAGCATAGGGATGATTGGGGGCAAGAGATTTTGGGCAAGAAAATAACTTCTGTTCAATGGCACAGATAGTACAACCCTCAAAAGTTTCAAAAGGTGTATTGTCACCTGGCAAGCTTCAGGCTTTGATGTATGAGAAGCGGGCAGGGCAGAAGCAATAAAATCAAGCAGACCAGCTTGGCGTGAAGCCTGTAGCTCAGGGTCTTTTCCCTCCAGGAACTGATTCACAAAGAAATTTTGGTGGCagcaaattagatttttaacaAATCCAACCTCTTTATATAAAGTAATAGccatttctatttattttaaaattaattgacatGATAAATAGCTATTGGCAGATCTCCTATCAAAAGGAGAATCCGGTTTGTATTATTTAACAcccaataattttttgatcatgCATCAATATCAGTAATGATTCAAGAACTCATGCACGCTGCAGAAGTGGTAACTGATGTCAGCCCAAAATTCTCTCACTAGGTAAGTGAAGGATGCACCCAATAAGAGGACTCATCATTCTAATTTAAAGAATATTAAGACTTGGAAATTTTCCCTACTAGAGAGTTGATCCAACTGCCATTTGCAATACTCATACACAATGTTCCTGCATATATTATTGGCTTTTTTGATAAAagctaaataattaaaaaggaaaataagacaAGAAAGCCATATCTCAATAACATAGGATATGATTTTAGCAGCCTATCAAAGTTTGAGAAGAGGTAGGACAAGAATAAAATGCCTCTTGAtacaaatttgttaaaatttaatatttgatagcATGTCTAATGGTGACCAATGATGTATTCTGGATACTGTagaactaaaaaagaaaaatatagttttatctaACATATTCAATTTGCATAATACTTGATGCCATAGAgagagcgagagagagagagacagagagagaacTATTCTACTTCTTCTGCATCTCTCACCTCTCTCTCCATCCTAAAGCATTCAGTACTTTTTGGTATATGCATATGATCATACAGTATTTATCAGTAATTTCTTATATTGAGGTTTAACGCAAATACCTTAATCATTTCAGCAGTTATTAAACCTATACTTCCTGCTCCTTTTCTTGCTTGACGGAGTTTCTGAAGTTCTTGAAGCCACCTCCCAATCTTTGCCCTTGCGGTCGCCACTGCTGTTCTATATCCAATTCCAGCATTTTCACAAACAACCGGTGGCTCAGGAAATTCATATTTCAGAGCCATAAGTTTTTGTCGAATTCTTTTAATCCTCCGCTTCAGCGAATGTTGCAATGCAACATTTCCTGTTGCAAGACAAGAACAGCCTGAACCAGTAACAATGTTTGCTTGACAATCATCACCATCGTTTATTGGAGTAGATCTTCCTTGACCTTCCTTATTAATAGATCTGCGAAGTAAAGGAGAAGACTGATCCCTGAAATCCATTGAAGCCCTTTCTCGTATCTGCTCCAGATAAAACTTGCGACGTTGTTCACTTTCACTGAGTTTCTCAGCTAATTTCTGAGCCAGAAGTTCAGCTTCCTCTTGTTGGGCCTTGgctctttcttcctttctacGGAGCTGTTCAATGGCCTTTGCCTCACGAGCTGCACTGGATGCTTTCCTTTCCTCTTCCCTTCTAACTTGAGCCTCTTCCTTTTTCCGCTGAATCTCAGCAAGACGCTGCAACTTTTCAGCTTCAATGAGTTTTCTACGTTCTAGAACAGCTTCCTCTCTAGCAATATCCTCTTTTTGTTTGGTTCTTAACACTTGAAGTTTTTCAGCTCTCCTCAATTCTGAATCATGAAGTTTCTGACGCAacataagttttttattttcttcatttaaggAAGTAATGAAACGAACCTCATTAACTTTACTGCTTTCATCACCAGCTCTCCTCACAACCTGTGCTAGAAAAGCTTCATGTCTTAACTCACTGCGCTGGTGGCGAGCATACATACCTTCACGTAACTTCATATTGCGAACAGCCTGCCATTCATTTACACGATTTAACTTTTCTGAAGTACGCTGTAGTTTTTGAACTCTTTCGTTTTCCAATTCATTTCTGATCCTCATAGCTCGTGCATGCTTTTCTTCAGCTTCTTTTTTCAAATCCAAGgcagttttcttcttcttctcaggAGACATTAACTTATTACGCAAAATGCGTGCACGCTCGGCACTTTTCATGCTCATGCCTGGTGAATGTGATATGCGAGAAGAGACACGGAAAGGGGAAGAAAGTATATCCTCCCAATTCCTCTTCTCCTTCCAGGCATCCATAGATTTCCATGAAGTAgcatttctcttttctttttctgtgaGCAGAATTGGCCTCTTAAGGTGATCTGTAGGTTTGAGGCTTTTATCAACAACACTTTCGGTCAATATTTTCTCCTTCTTAGGCAGTAGCTTCTCAGTTTCAGATCCAGGATGTTCTCTCTTATTACTTTTTGCAGAACCAGTAGTGGCAGAGGTGTCCTTCATGGGTTGCCTACATGAATTAAGATCCAAAGAAGTTGGATTCTGAGAAGGGTCACAACCATTTTGAAAGTTTACTCTGCTAGACCTGCGTAACTCAGAATTCCTCTTATCTCCACCAGAGTTACCAGGTGTTAGTTCTGTCTGTTTTCTTGAATTCATCACAGAATCTTTAGTACTGTGTATTACATCACTTGTCCCAGCTAACTTTGTCAAGTTATTGTCAGATACATAATGGCAATTTGAACACTCAAGCCCCAGGGATTTTGCATTACTAACAGTATGCAAGCTGGCTCTTTCCTGTTGAATTTTCTTAAAAGCCTCAAGAGATGATGACAGTATCTCTGCTTTGTGCGGTGAATTTGTCATTCTTCTAACCTGCAATCAGCACAAAGTAACTAACCTCtccatatatattatcaatcaTTTTACAATTACTAAACCAAATACACAGCATCCAAAACCAAAGAAACAAGTAATGACTGCATAACAATGAATGCCATACATAAGTGAAAccatcatgtttttttttttaattttagggcAGATCCAAGGCAAAGGCCACATTCTGGTAAGATAAAGAGGTCAGCATCCTTACCTCCCATGATAGTGCATGTGGCCTGCGATGGTCACTCTTCAAAGTGATTGGTGCTCCATCAATTGAATGGGGAGAGGACTTCTTCACATTCTCAAACTCCTCGACTCTTGTAGTCAGATCTTTAAAATCAGATGCAGCCTCCTCAAGAACAAGAATAGCCTCTTTCATCTGCTCTAAATCACATTCTAGTTCACAAAGAAGGTAAAGTTCATCCACAGCCCTATTCAGGTTCTCAAAGAGAAAGCACCAAAGTCGTTGCCTAAACCTTTCTTTGCTTTCACTTGAATCATCTTCACTGAACGGATTCATACTCTGGGCCtttgacacatcatcatttaaGGTAGCATTTGGAGAACTGCAACATTCAACAACAGAAGCTTTCAAAGATAATTCTTCAGAATTTTCACATCCATTATGTTCGGGAGCATCTGACTCGGTGACTTGGGTTGTCACTGCTGCACTTGAACCCTCACTTACAACTGCTACATGAGAAGCTTTTGGCTCACCAACCTTAAAAACAACAACAGGATGCTGAAGCTGCACTGCTGTTCCGGTGTCTTCATTGGATGGACTGCTATAACTTATGCTATCATTATTTACAGGTTCTGTGACTTCACTATGCAGTACCTTGGTTTCTGAAGCATCATCACAAGGATCCGTAGCTTTTTCTTCTGCAATCAATACCCCTACATCTTCTGAAGAGGTTTTATTTGTCACTTTATAGTTATCCTCAGTTATATCATCCTTACAAGTCAACAAATTCCTCTTATCAAAAAGGCTATCTACATTTACTGGTGTCGCTGTCAGTTTTTTCTCTTGGAGGTTTGTACAAGAAGTATTGCATGAAACTGAATCATGATTACTATCATGCTTTCTACAAGCCATCAAATTATCAGGTCCTATATCACCAAACTTATATTCAGTTCCAACACTTTTTCCAGAATGCAGTAACAAAGCCTCATCCTCTAGATCACCCCATTTTATTTTCTGAACCACATCAAGCTTATCCATTGGTAGAATTTTCTCCATATCTCCATTTCCACCATCAGATTTTGTGTCTAATAATAGAGGCAACTTAGAACACTCACTATCTTGTTCAACACAGTTACCTAGGTAATTTGTACCCTGTTTATCTTCATTTAACAAGACAGTAGAATTTTCCATACAACCTTGGGCATGTATACCAAAACTTCCTCCTGCCTTTGGCTGTTCGGATCTGCGCTTACCATCCAAATTTCTACTTCTTTCATTTGCTGACACCTGACTACGCTGAAAATTAGAAGCACTTTTTCCTGACAGTCCCCCAACCCAACTTTGTAGGGAAAACTTTGAACTACCTCTATGTTTCTGGACAAGAAACAAGAAacgaaaaataaaaacttaaaagcaAGTCACTGATAATTATGTGGATTGCTTCATAATGAAACtattaaactataaaacaaGGTTGTCATTATAGTACAACAACATAGCATATTAAGGGATCTAAGAGGGAAAAAATGTGTTATGTGAAACGCCAaccattatttattataaaaaggatTCTCAAAAGGAAGAACCCAAAGCATCAAAAAGTATTTATCAATTAAGCACCACAGACACATTCCCTAAAAAAATTCTAGAAGATAAAGATGTCTCAAGAAAAACTTTTCTCCAAGGCAATGCAACCCCGGAGAATAATAGCCGACCTCTAAAAGACACCCTAACAAATTTCAGAgacaaaattttctaacttattCCAGGCTTATCTACTTCagaccaaaaacaaaaaatcttaaGGAGTTCACAGTGTTTCTTCACAATTagcataaaaatttattttccattCAATTTTTAAGAAGATTATTAACACAATAGTTGATTCcttaaaaatgcaaaaaaaataattgattagaGTTTTAGCTTGATTTAGCCAATTACTAAATAAAAACTAAGCAAACTGAAGTCACAGAAGCCAAAAAAATCCCACTTTTCCCACAGTTATAGCAACAAAGTATAATGAACATAATTTGGCATAACAAGAAACCAAATTAGAAAAATTGTGTGGTTAGTatcaaataaaaggaaaaaaaagtttagaccTTTTTCACTTCAAACCACCCTGAGCCTTGATCATCTACTGCTCCTCCACAGGTCTCCATcaacaaaatgcaaaaaaaatcaCTGGAATTTCCTCCTCAAAGAGTAATCAAAAACTAGTTTACAACAATCGATACATTAAACTCtcaatcaaaaaccctaaatttccAACAATAAAAGAACCAAAATCCCTTTGTTTTGCACATCAAAATGTAACCTTTGCTGATCATACACGATCAGAATGATCAAAACCGAACTGGGTATCGACAAAAATCAAAAGCTTCAAGTACCCAaagaagtgagaaaaaaaatataaaaaaaaagaagtatgaAAATTTTTTCCTTGACTAGAGCTAATTCAGAACAAAAATGACagctaaaaatataaaattaaaatccatGAAAAGGgaattaacaaaacaaattaaaaatttagagtaGTATATCAGATGTCAGAATTTcctttaaagatttttttttttttctttttaattttgggaagagaaaaaagaggagGGAAGTGGAAGAAGAGAGGTTCCATATTCAAAGCAGAggggaagaaaaatattatcataattaagaaCTACTAGTTTACTAATATGCCCTTgctctttttttatttacaattgtGCCCCTTTTGTTTGGTAAGGAAAAATTCCCTCTCCCACccattttttgagaaaattacCTCCTAACGCCAAAGAACATCTTTGTCACTTAAATTTATGACATTTTTATCAACAGGGCAAAAAaatgctgaaaaaaaaaaatgacattcaaGCCAAACAATTGACTCACTCTAATAGATTATCGATGGtttatgattataaaaataataaaattatatataccaaaaaattaatattaaattaaaaataaaataatatctcaaaAGTTGTGTTTTCATCCACACGATCACATCTCTCATCAATTTGCTTTAATTCCAACCATATAAAACTATACCTATTCAATCCTCATTAATGCACACAACTCAAgggtatttatgttattttagttcTATAAACGGGCATTCATGATCATATATTGTTTTACTCATATGAATAGGTATATTGTCctactaataattttatcttcttccTCGTTATCATAATCGTTGTATCTTTTAAactattttgtattatattttactcaaattttctctattgataaatttttttaatttagttttttttttaataatcaatatgTTTCTTATGTTACTTCCTTAATATAagttaatgaattaataaatcaaCATTGAATTTGTAATTAGTAATGAGTCAAAAAGTTCACTTTTACAAATTTACGAAATTTGTTATGCGGATAGGTATACCCTTCTAAAATCATTTCAAGACGAGAGTCAAGATACTATATCTGAGTACTCCCTAAATGAACAATGTAACATGTTTGCTAAATGCACTATAGCACATGCCCTCCTTGGTACTACGAGTGGGAGTATTAGCTACCATAAGAGCAAATATACAAACACAATTGTTAATGATTACGACATAACACCATGATAACATGACGGTGGCATTACCTTCATTCTAAAAACTATAAGTGTCATCGATACCATTCATGGATTGAGCTTCTCGTATAAGCGTAACTACATTGTTGCCTCTCTATTTTGACAATATCACCCTTTCACTCCAAGTATATAAACcgaagaaaaagaattaagaaagggaagtaaaaaatataatcatagaGAAACTCTCTTATCTTCCAAGACTATAAGCAATCCCACACAACGTATTATACAAATTCATACTAAGAAATTTTATAACTcttatgtaatttatctttatgaaCGTTTTGTAAAGAAGAGTAAATAACATTGCAATGATCCTAGGTTTTGCTCCTATGACCAAACAACGTATAGACACTATCTATAACACTCTAATCACAACTCTCATGTGATATTTCTGAATAGTTAGTGGTTTTGtatcaatataatttaaacataaGAATTatatctaactttttttttccataaatcCTCCTCTTAGTGATGAATACCTCTAAAGAGCTATAATATGCATAAccactttaaatatacaaatgagtatatatttatatatgttacatgtgattaagtgttattttatctttaattcagagtcattcaatcacataatgacatacataaatgtgtatttatttatatactcaaagtgggtatacataattttattgtaattataaattatagttatttttatttgaatgcatttttgtaatttttaaatgtagcATAAAATATTGGAAAATCTCGGAGTAAGTgggaataaaaataaaaacaagtccCAAAAGTAGAGATACAGATAGATATACATTATTTTCGTTTAGCTTTATCTTGTATTTTTCTAGTTCAAtacctatttttaaaatttaatttataaaaatatttattatatttttaattatttatcataatattatttttatgtaatattta
This sequence is a window from Mangifera indica cultivar Alphonso chromosome 20, CATAS_Mindica_2.1, whole genome shotgun sequence. Protein-coding genes within it:
- the LOC123204672 gene encoding uncharacterized protein LOC123204672 codes for the protein METCGGAVDDQGSGWFEVKKKHRGSSKFSLQSWVGGLSGKSASNFQRSQVSANERSRNLDGKRRSEQPKAGGSFGIHAQGCMENSTVLLNEDKQGTNYLGNCVEQDSECSKLPLLLDTKSDGGNGDMEKILPMDKLDVVQKIKWGDLEDEALLLHSGKSVGTEYKFGDIGPDNLMACRKHDSNHDSVSCNTSCTNLQEKKLTATPVNVDSLFDKRNLLTCKDDITEDNYKVTNKTSSEDVGVLIAEEKATDPCDDASETKVLHSEVTEPVNNDSISYSSPSNEDTGTAVQLQHPVVVFKVGEPKASHVAVVSEGSSAAVTTQVTESDAPEHNGCENSEELSLKASVVECCSSPNATLNDDVSKAQSMNPFSEDDSSESKERFRQRLWCFLFENLNRAVDELYLLCELECDLEQMKEAILVLEEAASDFKDLTTRVEEFENVKKSSPHSIDGAPITLKSDHRRPHALSWEVRRMTNSPHKAEILSSSLEAFKKIQQERASLHTVSNAKSLGLECSNCHYVSDNNLTKLAGTSDVIHSTKDSVMNSRKQTELTPGNSGGDKRNSELRRSSRVNFQNGCDPSQNPTSLDLNSCRQPMKDTSATTGSAKSNKREHPGSETEKLLPKKEKILTESVVDKSLKPTDHLKRPILLTEKEKRNATSWKSMDAWKEKRNWEDILSSPFRVSSRISHSPGMSMKSAERARILRNKLMSPEKKKKTALDLKKEAEEKHARAMRIRNELENERVQKLQRTSEKLNRVNEWQAVRNMKLREGMYARHQRSELRHEAFLAQVVRRAGDESSKVNEVRFITSLNEENKKLMLRQKLHDSELRRAEKLQVLRTKQKEDIAREEAVLERRKLIEAEKLQRLAEIQRKKEEAQVRREEERKASSAAREAKAIEQLRRKEERAKAQQEEAELLAQKLAEKLSESEQRRKFYLEQIRERASMDFRDQSSPLLRRSINKEGQGRSTPINDGDDCQANIVTGSGCSCLATGNVALQHSLKRRIKRIRQKLMALKYEFPEPPVVCENAGIGYRTAVATARAKIGRWLQELQKLRQARKGAGSIGLITAEMIKFLEGKDPELQASRQAGLLDFIASALPASHTSKPEACQVTIHLLKLLRVVLSVPLNRSYFLAQNLLPPIIPMLSAALENYIKIAASLNVPGNTNLLSSKVSVENFESVSEILDGFLWTVAMILGHISSDERQLQMHDGLLELLVSYQVIHRLRDLFALYDRPQVEGSPFPSSILLSISLLVVLTSGPGSTSSIDWESSHIETVLENESQEMKPTVSLDSGHAFVNNTCGDSTRLSSVQNGSLIVCLADLPEGGLLDESSKVNKNESGSVGGDEKKKMNGGSVQFNNANREKAEFQDESQKVLTEKDEKNLVDIVAVQKKENMFGLKQPMAFLLSAISETGLVSLPSLLTSVLLQANNRLSSEQASYVLPTNFEEVATGVLKVLNNLALLDITFLQKMLARPDLKMEFFHLMSFLLSHCTSKWKVANDRVGLLLHESLLLLGYFALFHSGNQAVLRWGKSPTILHKVCDLPFVFFSDPELMPTLASTLVAACYGCEQNKGVVQQELCVDMLLSLLKSCRNISRPVLDESSESNQQGSSEHRKSQGDGPLKSSRYSARSARLSLGKGGALGNSTRVGKVRNQKDSKATKTCEDSAMRHSALAMDTSLTLHHRFPSSFIDRAELFFSAEVTNVSEEV